One window of the Kineococcus endophyticus genome contains the following:
- the hemE gene encoding uroporphyrinogen decarboxylase → MQPRRGSIASVPDQSVPDQTSPYLHAARGGTSPSRTPVWFMRQAGRSLPEYRAVRAGTTMLESCRRPELVAEITLQPVRRYDVDAAVFYSDIVVPLEAAGVGVEIVPGTGPVIAEPVRTRADLDRIPELSLDALQHITDAVRLTTEQLGDVPLIGFAGAPFTLASYLVEGGPSRDLLHTKALMHADPQLWHDLAARLAQITGTFLRAQVLAGASAVQLFDSWVGSLPLAVYERLVAPHSATALGAVRDLGVPRTHFGTGTGELLGAMAAVDGGVDVLGVDFRVPLDVGAARGREGAGRPVAVQGNLDPALLFAPWEVLREDLHRILREGQRAGAGHVVNLGHGVPPTADPDVLPRLVEEVHAWRR, encoded by the coding sequence GTGCAGCCACGCCGTGGGAGCATCGCCTCCGTGCCTGACCAGAGCGTGCCCGACCAGACCTCCCCGTACCTGCACGCCGCACGCGGCGGGACCAGCCCCTCCCGCACCCCGGTCTGGTTCATGCGCCAGGCGGGCCGCTCCCTGCCGGAGTACCGCGCCGTCCGGGCCGGCACCACCATGCTCGAGTCCTGCCGCCGACCCGAGCTCGTGGCGGAGATCACCCTGCAGCCGGTGCGGCGCTACGACGTGGACGCGGCCGTCTTCTACTCCGACATCGTCGTCCCGCTCGAGGCGGCCGGCGTGGGCGTCGAGATCGTCCCCGGCACCGGTCCCGTCATCGCCGAACCCGTGCGCACCCGCGCCGACCTCGACCGCATCCCCGAGCTCTCCCTCGACGCCCTGCAGCACATCACCGACGCCGTGCGGCTGACGACGGAACAGCTCGGGGACGTCCCGCTCATCGGGTTCGCCGGTGCCCCCTTCACCCTCGCCAGCTACCTCGTCGAGGGCGGGCCCTCGCGGGACCTGCTGCACACCAAGGCGTTGATGCACGCCGACCCGCAGCTGTGGCACGACCTCGCCGCCCGCCTGGCCCAGATCACCGGCACCTTCCTGCGCGCCCAGGTCCTCGCCGGCGCCTCCGCGGTGCAGCTCTTCGACTCCTGGGTCGGGTCCCTGCCGCTGGCGGTCTACGAACGGCTCGTGGCACCGCACTCCGCGACCGCCCTCGGCGCCGTCCGCGACCTCGGCGTGCCGCGCACCCACTTCGGCACCGGCACCGGGGAACTGCTCGGCGCGATGGCCGCCGTCGACGGCGGCGTCGACGTCCTCGGCGTCGACTTCCGCGTGCCGCTCGACGTCGGCGCCGCCCGCGGCCGCGAGGGGGCCGGCCGTCCCGTCGCCGTCCAGGGCAACCTCGACCCCGCGCTGCTCTTCGCGCCCTGGGAGGTCCTGCGCGAGGACCTGCACCGCATCCTGCGCGAGGGCCAGCGCGCCGGCGCCGGGCACGTCGTCAACCTCGGCCACGGCGTCCCCCCGACCGCCGACCCGGACGTGCTGCCCCGCCTCGTGGAGGAGGTCCACGCGTGGCGGAGGTGA
- a CDS encoding DUF3000 domain-containing protein — MPTLPGVTAHRGRSGPGAPGVPVAFEAAVAAVREVRLRSELVLTEVPAPARIAPHSWAVAGDVVLDGDELATGRFILLHDPSAPQEWGGEFRVVTYARADLEAELGADPLLGQVGWSWLEDGLAHAGAEATGVGGTVTRVLSEGYGALADREASVDVELRASWTPRDPAGLPAHLQAWGELVCTVAGLPPLPEGVVSLGRRTH; from the coding sequence ATGCCTACGCTCCCTGGCGTGACCGCTCACCGAGGACGCTCAGGACCTGGTGCGCCCGGCGTCCCCGTCGCCTTCGAGGCGGCCGTGGCGGCGGTGCGCGAGGTCCGGTTGCGCTCGGAGCTGGTGCTCACGGAGGTCCCGGCGCCCGCCCGGATCGCGCCGCACTCGTGGGCCGTGGCCGGGGACGTCGTCCTGGACGGCGACGAGCTGGCCACCGGCCGGTTCATCCTGCTGCACGACCCGTCGGCGCCGCAGGAGTGGGGCGGGGAGTTCCGCGTCGTCACGTACGCGCGTGCCGACCTCGAGGCCGAACTGGGCGCGGACCCGTTGCTGGGTCAGGTCGGCTGGTCGTGGCTGGAGGACGGTCTGGCGCACGCCGGTGCGGAGGCGACCGGGGTCGGCGGCACGGTGACGCGGGTGCTGTCCGAGGGCTACGGCGCCCTCGCCGACCGGGAGGCGTCGGTGGACGTCGAGCTGCGGGCGTCGTGGACGCCCCGCGACCCCGCGGGGCTGCCGGCCCACCTGCAGGCGTGGGGCGAACTGGTCTGCACGGTGGCGGGGCTGCCGCCGTTGCCCGAGGGCGTCGTGTCCCTCGGCCGCCGCACCCACTGA